From a region of the Nerophis lumbriciformis linkage group LG06, RoL_Nlum_v2.1, whole genome shotgun sequence genome:
- the LOC133608719 gene encoding chromodomain Y-like protein 2 isoform X2, translated as MASGDLYEVERIVDKRRNKKGKWEYLIRWKGYGSKEDTWEPEHHLLHCEEFIDHFNSLQIHLHKQPKIPKSTANGHSAATENSRARAEVRKKKSGSEPAVGVRVGTILGIPGGGSAAIHRQRKVGEGLGRHALRDKMSKAMTFKTPSLGAPRFVAPMREPYNGLQNGDVEPHMYRTASRSHRASSDRVNGDQKEIDTTELGSPLADSKMQLHSSAKRKMAEEKCYVFDKRLRYNVRQNEGNCRFRDIVVRKEDGFTHILLSSQTTDNNALTPEIMKEVCRALGNAACDDSKLLLLSSVGTVFCSGLEPSYLIGRLSTDRRKESSRIADAVRDFVLALIRFKKPIVVAINGPALGLGASILPLCDVVWASERAWFQTPCAALHLTPSGCSSYTFPQILGVALANEMLFCGRKLTAQEACSRGLVSQVFWPTTFNQEVMLRVKEMASCNAVVLEESKCLVRSILLRVLEEVNEKECQMLKQLWCSTKGLEALFSYLHNKAYEK; from the exons GTGGAGCGTATTGTAGACAAAAGGCGAAACAAGAAGGGTAAGTGGGAGTACCTAATCAGGTGGAAGGGCTATGGAAGTAAAGAGGACACCTGGGAGCCGGAGCACCACCTACTGCACTGTGAGGAGTTCATTGATCACTTCAACAGCTTGCAAATACATCTGCACAAACAGCCCAAAATTCCCAAAAGTACAGCCAACGGTCATTCGGCAGCCACAGAAAACTCCAGAGCTCGGGCTGAAGTGCGAAAGAAGAAAAGCGGTAGTGAGCCAGCCGTTGGGGTTCGAGTGGGAACTATTCTAGGGATCCCAGGTGGAGGGTCAGCAGCCATTCACAGGCAGAGGAAGGTTGGTGAAGGGCTTGGTAGGCATGCTTTGCGGGACAAAATGAGCAAAGCCATGACCTTTAAGACTCCTTCACTAGGAGCCCCTCGTTTTGTGGCCCCGATGAGGGAGCCTTATAATGGACTCCAGAATGGAGATGTGGAGCCACACATGTACAGGACAGCATCAAGGTCACACAGAGCATCTTCGGACAGGGTGAACGGAGACCAAAAAGAAATAGATACTACTGAATTAG GCTCTCCTTTGGCCGACAGTAAGATGCAACTGCACAGCTCAGCAAAGCGCAAGATGGCAGAGGAGAAGTGTTACGTGTTTGACAAGCGGCTCAGGTACAACGTGCGACAGAACGAGGGCAACTGTCGATTCCGGGACATCGTAGTCCGAAAGGAGGATGGTTTTACGCACATCCTTCTTTCCAGCCAGACGACGGACAATAACGCTCTGACGCCAGAG ATCATGAAGGAGGTGTGTCGGGCTCTTGGAAATGCGGCATGCGATGACAGTAAACTGTTATTGCTCAGCTCTGTGGGGACGGTCTTCTGTAGTGGGCTGGAGCCGTCCTACCTGATCGGCCGTCTGTCCACCGACCGCAGGAAAGAAAGTAGTCGCATTGCAGATGCCGTAAG GGACTTTGTGTTGGCCCTCATACGCTTCAAAAAGCCCATTGTAGTGGCCATCAATGGGCCAGCCCTAGGCTTGGGGGCATCTATCCTGCCTCTATGCGATGTGGTCTGGGCCAGTGAGAGAGCCTGGTTCCAAACTCCATGTGCAGCCCTCCACCTCACCCCTTCTGGCTGCTCGTCTTACACTTTCCCCCAAATCCTGGGTGTAGCTTTG GCCAATGAGATGCTGTTCTGCGGCAGAAAACTCACGGCACAAGAAGCATGCAGTCGCGGTCTGGTGTCGCAGGTCTTCTGGCCAACCACATTTAATCAGGAAGTGATGCTGCGTGTGAAGGAGATGGCGTCATGCAATGCTGTG GTTCTAGAGGAATCCAAATGCCTGGTGAGGAGCATCCTCCTGCGTGTTTTAGAAGAAGTGAACGAGAAGGAGTGTCAGATGCTAAAGCAGCTGTGGTGTTCCACCAAAGGACTGGAGGCGCTCTTCAGCTACTTGCACAACAAAGCGTATGAGAAGTGA
- the LOC133608719 gene encoding chromodomain Y-like protein 2 isoform X1, with translation MPTGGMVAEVRTHVRNELLLITAVTSCVGHGAPQFYVYQVERIVDKRRNKKGKWEYLIRWKGYGSKEDTWEPEHHLLHCEEFIDHFNSLQIHLHKQPKIPKSTANGHSAATENSRARAEVRKKKSGSEPAVGVRVGTILGIPGGGSAAIHRQRKVGEGLGRHALRDKMSKAMTFKTPSLGAPRFVAPMREPYNGLQNGDVEPHMYRTASRSHRASSDRVNGDQKEIDTTELGSPLADSKMQLHSSAKRKMAEEKCYVFDKRLRYNVRQNEGNCRFRDIVVRKEDGFTHILLSSQTTDNNALTPEIMKEVCRALGNAACDDSKLLLLSSVGTVFCSGLEPSYLIGRLSTDRRKESSRIADAVRDFVLALIRFKKPIVVAINGPALGLGASILPLCDVVWASERAWFQTPCAALHLTPSGCSSYTFPQILGVALANEMLFCGRKLTAQEACSRGLVSQVFWPTTFNQEVMLRVKEMASCNAVVLEESKCLVRSILLRVLEEVNEKECQMLKQLWCSTKGLEALFSYLHNKAYEK, from the exons GTGGAGCGTATTGTAGACAAAAGGCGAAACAAGAAGGGTAAGTGGGAGTACCTAATCAGGTGGAAGGGCTATGGAAGTAAAGAGGACACCTGGGAGCCGGAGCACCACCTACTGCACTGTGAGGAGTTCATTGATCACTTCAACAGCTTGCAAATACATCTGCACAAACAGCCCAAAATTCCCAAAAGTACAGCCAACGGTCATTCGGCAGCCACAGAAAACTCCAGAGCTCGGGCTGAAGTGCGAAAGAAGAAAAGCGGTAGTGAGCCAGCCGTTGGGGTTCGAGTGGGAACTATTCTAGGGATCCCAGGTGGAGGGTCAGCAGCCATTCACAGGCAGAGGAAGGTTGGTGAAGGGCTTGGTAGGCATGCTTTGCGGGACAAAATGAGCAAAGCCATGACCTTTAAGACTCCTTCACTAGGAGCCCCTCGTTTTGTGGCCCCGATGAGGGAGCCTTATAATGGACTCCAGAATGGAGATGTGGAGCCACACATGTACAGGACAGCATCAAGGTCACACAGAGCATCTTCGGACAGGGTGAACGGAGACCAAAAAGAAATAGATACTACTGAATTAG GCTCTCCTTTGGCCGACAGTAAGATGCAACTGCACAGCTCAGCAAAGCGCAAGATGGCAGAGGAGAAGTGTTACGTGTTTGACAAGCGGCTCAGGTACAACGTGCGACAGAACGAGGGCAACTGTCGATTCCGGGACATCGTAGTCCGAAAGGAGGATGGTTTTACGCACATCCTTCTTTCCAGCCAGACGACGGACAATAACGCTCTGACGCCAGAG ATCATGAAGGAGGTGTGTCGGGCTCTTGGAAATGCGGCATGCGATGACAGTAAACTGTTATTGCTCAGCTCTGTGGGGACGGTCTTCTGTAGTGGGCTGGAGCCGTCCTACCTGATCGGCCGTCTGTCCACCGACCGCAGGAAAGAAAGTAGTCGCATTGCAGATGCCGTAAG GGACTTTGTGTTGGCCCTCATACGCTTCAAAAAGCCCATTGTAGTGGCCATCAATGGGCCAGCCCTAGGCTTGGGGGCATCTATCCTGCCTCTATGCGATGTGGTCTGGGCCAGTGAGAGAGCCTGGTTCCAAACTCCATGTGCAGCCCTCCACCTCACCCCTTCTGGCTGCTCGTCTTACACTTTCCCCCAAATCCTGGGTGTAGCTTTG GCCAATGAGATGCTGTTCTGCGGCAGAAAACTCACGGCACAAGAAGCATGCAGTCGCGGTCTGGTGTCGCAGGTCTTCTGGCCAACCACATTTAATCAGGAAGTGATGCTGCGTGTGAAGGAGATGGCGTCATGCAATGCTGTG GTTCTAGAGGAATCCAAATGCCTGGTGAGGAGCATCCTCCTGCGTGTTTTAGAAGAAGTGAACGAGAAGGAGTGTCAGATGCTAAAGCAGCTGTGGTGTTCCACCAAAGGACTGGAGGCGCTCTTCAGCTACTTGCACAACAAAGCGTATGAGAAGTGA